GTATTCCCATTGCGGCAAAATTTTCTATTTATAACATATGTTTTGGGCcattgtgtgcatgaatgtaacGGCAAATCTGACACGTTTAAATTAGTCTAAAGGCACATCAGTAATGCTCATTACTTTGATGCAAAGCCTATGTAAAGAATATGGTATACAACTGCcctacacaaaataagtattttaatgtaaattctattaataaaaatgaataattgcaattacaatatcaaaggaaataatcTGCAATTATAATTTTcgtcataattgtgcagccctacttcaCACATATGTTTTCCCATATATCTTGCAATGCCCAAGGACGGAATGAGCATTGAAGTGTTTTGTTTTCAGGTCACATTGATGTTCCAGAAATACAGCACTCCTTGCGCAGCCTTGGAGTGAATGTCTCCACAGAGCAGGCCTCCAGAATTCTGCAAAGGTTAGAGCTCTTCAGCTTTTAATGTTTTATCTTAATCTATGTCATGTAAACCATTCATCTTCCCACACTGGCTGTGCTTTCAAAGGGATTTGAGACGTTTTTGCAAAGCCCCCATGTGTTGACATAATTTTGATGGGCATTGAAAGAGCTTTTTTCATCTgttctgttttaattttgtgtgtcAGCATGGACAGAGACAGCACTATGACCATTGACTGGAATGAGTGGCGGGACCATTTCCTGTTTAACCCCTTGCACAACATAGAGGGCATTGTTCACTACTGGAAACACTCTCTGGTTTATTCACAACTTTCCATTTTGCATTCTAAATAgtcttaatatttatatttttatattgatttacggtaacactttacaataaggttctatttgttaacattagttaacaacattagtcaacatgaactaagaatgaaAAATACTTGTacagcagtggtggctcagcggttaaggctctgggttataggttgggggttcaagccccagcactgccaagatgccactgttgggcccttgagcaaggcccttgagcaaggcccttgaccctatctgctccaggggcatcatatcatggctgaccctgcactctgaccccagcttagctgggatatgtgaaaaaaagaatctcactgtatatgtataatgtgtgataaataactaaaattaattaattaattataataaaattaatgttaattttaacatatagtaattattatttttttaatcaaaagttgtatatgttaacattagtcaatgcactatgaactaacatgacctaattgcatttttattaactaacattaccaAAGATTAATAAAGGCATTGTTAGTCCATGATacgtaatgcattaactaatggaaccttattgtaaagtgttacctgatTGTAATTGATAATCATTCATGTTTTTATAGTGTAATTTCCTTtgtgttatgtttatattttagatgTTGGACATTGGAGAGCAGCTGACTGTGCCGGATGAGTTCTCAGAGAAGGAGCGTCACACAGGAGTGGTGTGGAGACAGCTGATGGCTGGGGCAATGGCAGGAGCCGTATCACGAACAGGAACCGCTCCCCTGGACCGCCTTAAAGTTTATCTTCAGGTTGAGTTTGATATATTGACAAGAAAATACTGTTGTGTCAATTAAACTTGAGCCAGAACAAGTcaataaatctttaaaatagtctgatctaaaattaataaatgataaattagTAAATTATCAATAtgattatatcatatcatataatgTAACATAGTTTGGCAAACTTCTGTTCAGTTGTTTGAGAAAAATAGTTTATTCAAGGAGCGTGAACTCTGTGGGATTTCTACAGGTCCATGGCTCTAGTGGGGTAAGTCTGTTGGTTGGCTTGCGGGGAATGGTGCAGGAGGGAGGATTGAGGTCTCTTTGGAGGGGCAATGGCATCAACGTGCTCAAAATTGCCCCAGAGTCCGCTATCAAATTTATGGCTTATGAGCAGGTAAACAATCCAGAATCCAGGAGCTACTGTACACGTTTCCATTTTACAGACACTTTCTTTGTTTACTAGACCTGGATGGAAGATGCTCTCATGTATGTAAACAATGTTAAATCTCAGTGTCTTCTATGTGCTCTTGAGTAGATAAAGTGGCTGATCAAAGGCAGTAAGGAGGGTGCCACTCTGAGGGTTCAGGAACGGTTCATTGCTGGCTCACTGGCAGGAGTTACAGCTCAGACTATTATCTACCCCATGGaggtaagagagaaagagaagagtgaGAGACATGTTGAGAGTGTAAGAGCTGAAGAATGAATttgtattactgttttttttgtcataatcacTGTTCTACAGATATTATATAAACTAGATTTATGGGAAAAGTGCAATATTGGACTGTGCTGGTTTGAGATGCTTTTAATGATCACAGTTTATGATATGATCAGCCCCATTAGTCATTTCAAAGAAAAGTGTAGTTCACAAACACAGCTAATGTAGTGTCATCAAACTTGGAAAAATACCAGGTAATCATATAACAGTGGaggatgtttaaagggatagttcatccaaaagtgaaaatcccagatgtgtatgactttctttcctctgcagaacacaaatgaagatttttagaagaatatctcagctctgtaggtccatacaatgcaagtaaatggtgaccagacctttcaaactaaaaaaatcacataaaggccacataaaagtaatccataagactccagtggtttaatccatgtattctgaaacaatatgataggtgtgggtgagaaacagatcaatatttaagttcactataaatcttcactttcacaatctttaagtgacagtggagatttatagtaaaaaaaaaaaaaaaggatttaaatattgatctctttcttacCCAAAAAGActgcatcacttctgaagacatatattaaaccactgcattcgtatggattatttttatgctacccttatgtgatttttagagcttgaaaggtctggcctccattcacttgcattgtatggacctacagagctgatatattcttctaaaatctttgtttgtgttctgcagaagaaagaaagtcatacacatctgggatggcatgaaagtgagtactggtaaactatacctttaataaagCAATTTGCTCCTAATTGTTGTTTACCTGTTCACTCATGTTGTCTAAATGCCCAACAAGCTTGtttcttcatttttaaaaattgatCAGGGTCTGGATGATGCATATGGCCAGATTGCTTTTCTATTCCTGGTAGGCTTGAAAGTGCTGAAAGCAAGCCTCTTTACTGGCTTCTGGTATTTATTTAATGAGGCAGATCAGCATCACACTTTGGAAACCAAATCCAATTTATTTAGATGCTCCAatctccatttatttatttagacacctTCACTGGAGGTACTGAGAGGCCTcgctgcattttaaaacatttaaaatagttttaaaatagtttgaacctattctttttttgttgttgtttttttcctcttGATTCCCAGGTGTTGAAGACTCGTCTGACCCTTCGAAAGACAGGACAGTACTCTGGCATGGCAGACTGTGCCAAGCAGATACTGCATAAGGAAGGGGTGCGGGCGTTCTACAAAGGATATGTGCCTAACACACTTGGCATTATTCCTTATGCTGGCATTGATCTGGCCGTCTATGAGGTatggccatgtgtgtgtgtgtgtgtgtgtgtgtgtgtgtatgttttaacatgtttatgCATGCTCTGCATTGTTCTATGTTGCTATGTTCTGTCGTTCTATTTCTCAGTCCCTCTCTACGCTCTCTTGTTCTGTCAGACTCTAAAGAACGCCTGGCTACAGCGGTACTGCATGGGCTCAGCTGATCCTGGGGTTCTGGTGCTGCTCGGATGCGGCACCGTGTCCAGCACATGTGGGCAACTGGCTAGTTACCCGCTGGCTCTAATCCGCACACGCATGCAGGCTCAGGGTGAGTGAGATTAAATGGAATCACACAATTATTATTGTGCCTTGTTTTGTGATTCTTAATGAAGAACCCAATGTGTTCACAAGGATGAAAatgcaatacaaaaacaaaacttcCCTCCACTATTTCTTTTTTGTAGCCTCGGCAGATGGCGCTCCTCAGCTGTCCATGGTTGGCCAGTTTAAATATATTGTGTCCCATGAAGGCGTTCCTGGACTCTACCGAGGCATTGCCCCCAATTTCCTTAAAGTCATTCCTGCTGTTAGCATATCTTATGTGGTTTATGAGCATATGAAGAAAGCCCTGGGAGTAGGATCTTAAACCTAGACAAAATCAGagtgaaagaaaaacagaaacatgGTATTAAAAGGAGGATGGTGAGACTTCTGAGCCTGGTCGATGAAGTTAGAAAGACCCCTAGAGAATGGCTTAAGGAGGAGACAGTCAATTGTACACAATCTTCCCTGGGCAATTTACTTAAAAATACTTCAATAGGATGGACAATTGTTGTGTTTAGAGCATGTGTTCCTCTATGATTGGCAGCTTGGAGAACTCAGGTTTATTAAACACTATTTATCTGCTGTTTCACATCTACAGTGAGCACTATAGGTGAGCAGCATTACATAGTACTTCATTTTTACAAGGATTATAATGTTGTTGTCCTGATGATGAATTTGTGGTAATGAACTAAATATTAGTATTGTCATCTAATGATAGTGAATGATGGAAGAATTTTATTTTAGGAGGAtaaccaattattattattattattattattattattatcatttaaatgATAACTAAAGTTCCTCTCCTAGACTTGACCAAAATTTTTAAGGAGTGTACAATGGAGTATGGAATATCTTGAAAATCTCTTCTGTCTGATGTTTCATGATATTTGCTGCAAACACCATTTATGAATGAGTTATATATTGTAAAGTAGATATATAttaatcatatatttttataaacGTCAGTGAGAGGAAAGCATAATATATGCTAGACTAAAACAGCCCTTTCTGATTAAAGGGATTTGCACACTTTAAAAGAAAATCTTAAATGTACAAACCTTTGTCTAAACCATCTTGTGAAGTTCTTTTATGACACCACTGCTGCTTTGCTACCTTTTCACAATTTTAGCCTTTGCTGATATTTCAATCCTCATTGTTATGGTGTAGACTGAAATATATGGTTTAGcgtcaaaattaatttaatagTACAATTATTGCCTTGAGCAACTTGCAAATGGAGCAACAACAAAGGCATTAGATAGGGGGATGTTAGTTGAGTTTTGAATTACATTTGGATGCTTTATGTTTATTAAGAAATGTGTTGTGATGAATGCTGGAAAATAGTTTATACAGTAATTTTACACAAAGGGCTTTTAATCAACAGGTAGTGCATGTTATAAATGATGTAAGTGCTGTCACAATCTGCATGTCTTAATTACTTGCTTTAAGAGCTATAATTCTTCATATCAGAAATATGCAAAGCACGTTAGTGTTGACAATTTACTgttatatttaatgcttaaagttGATGAGAAATATCTGTTTATCTTACAATTCTAAGATTCAAATTACAATGTTTAATCGGTTTAGTTATATCATGGAAATGGGCCaatgaaatgacatgtttttgaTTGGTTAATACTGACAACATGTTATACTGGGATACTCAATCCTGATTTCTTCTCCTGGAGGTCTACCTTCCTGCATAGTTCCAACCCAAttccaaaaatgttaaatgtaaaccCTAAGACCTTGATTACCTGGTTCAATTGTGTTGATCCAAGTTGAAACTAAAATCTGCAGGAAGGTGGACCTCCTCTGTTATCGACTCTTATAGGGAGACAGCATTTGAACATTCAactgtttaaaaacattattttgttctAAAATAGTATAAAGTGGTTTGCGTTATAGTAATCAGTTATGTTCTAAGTGACTGGCATATTACAGCTAGTTGCATCTAATGCAGATTAGTTATCAGATTCTGAATATTCAAATGCCTGCATTTTCAAATTTTGGATACAACATATGGTCTTAAgtataaatactttttgaatgtagttATTTGggaaattttaaaattatattataaattaattacctCTGGAGATTGTatttaaaactgaatttaaatatcTAGTTTCTTGCTTAAATGCATTGCATTGAGAGTAGTGTGCCTTGACATGCTGTTTTTATTGAACCAGCCTCCACTGGCAATGATTCCTTGCTTTCTTTATATATAAGTGAGAataaatgaatgtgagaaattaTGAAGGTTAAGAAAAAATTATGTGAgtcttgtatgactttttttaattttcagtttCTCTTACAATTATATTTCCTTAAATAAGGAAGTAGCTCGGTGTGTGTGCTTACGGCCCGTTCAGAATGCTTTAGGCCAAAAGTTAAGGCCCATTTTTGGCCCTTATAATTTTCAGCTACAACTTAAAGTccagtcttttcctcacacaaagctatggcTTTATAAGACTTGTATCAAGCAGTATAAATTACAGACAACATTTGCTATATAGAAAAGAGTGCCAGGGACATTCTGTAAAATATCACCTTTGTATTCCACCttagaaagaaaataataaggGATTTGAAGGGCATAAGTGAGTAAAATAATTTTCACTTTTTGATTAACTAATAATTTACGTTTTTGTGGTGTCTGTTTTCTCTGTAGAATTATACACTTGTTATACCcaataaaatgtgaaagaaaatgttGAATAAGGAAAGTGAAGGAACAATAAACTGGAATGTCTcacagattattataatttttagtcattcaaaatatatttcataattgAGTACTTAACTGGTCTTTTTTCATGTTAAGACAATTAGTCTTGGCAGACAAAAAAGTATCGCTAACAAGCAAAACATAGGGTGGCGTCAGCTAAAGTGGGCCACTTTTTGTCTATGCACATTTTCCAGACTGCTCTTTGTTTGCTAATTAAggtcacttaaaaaaacaaaacaaaacaaaaaaaacattgattttagaTTACAAATATGTAACAAAGATCAAGAACTATTTAAATGTCAAAAGTCATCATTGCTATGTTCAGCTAAAATGGGCCAAAGAATCTGAATAACAAAACCATCactgtgaaaagaaaaaaagaaaaagaaaaaaagaagtgtgctcttttcatttatttacaatttaccaatcatgatttcaagctcgattacacttcctagtgcttgacacatgtgcagagtgctagatggtgctatatgaagtgtaattgagtttgagatcatgatcaccaaggagactgctgtcaagatgtccagtgaaaaaggagtcatattttggtctgttctcacacaaaaccaacatGTACTTGCTGTTTTGGGGGtatggaatctacacccctggtcTTACCATTTGTTTCTAACATCTCACAAAAGCGCCACTGCGCTGCCACAGATGAAATTGAAATTCAATTCTGAATTTTTGAGGATCGACTTTGAGACTTGCTATAGTCCCTGGATTTACACTTTCTAGATGGTATCTAGAAACATGAACAGAATATAGTTCAgcacaaaatatacaaaataaagagtatattGAAGAGAGGGCTAAATTTTCTTATATAACGTTTGTCTCCGCTCCATCACCGATTCTAGATTTGCTGTATGCCACTAAACAActaaagtaaactaaacaattCCAAACAATTTCTGGGAGCATTTATTATTTACAGTTTAGTACAACAATAGAAGTGCTGTGTTATGCCACTGACTTACTAAGTTGGAGACACAGGTGAAGGAAGAAAAGTCCACGTTTTACATACTGATCTGCTAATGAACAAGCTTGCAGCATAATCACATATTAACATTCAGCAGTTTATGCAATAAACTTAATAAATTTTGTTGAAAAATATATTCTATACAAGTACAGATGTTTAGATGTGTAGTTGTGTTATATAGTTGTTTTGATGTTGTATGgttggggggaaaaaatatttaGTTGCGTAGATTTTGACTACCGAGTAGTTTTTCAGCattaatgaataattaattaatatagaACTTAATAGGAGAATTACAAGAATTTctcattttaaaggtgcaatatgtaatatatttactgtactaaagcataaaattatcataatatgttatcagagatttaggaaacatgctaagttgaaatactggcttctccaaaaactatgctacagccagtatattctgcTTTGAAACGTCCATTGTGTTTTGGCCTGggtgatcctgcccactgccctTTTCCCAGTAGTATTTCGACACTCTGGGTtaccagatttgaaacaagttagcaggcaaacacagcgcgctgcagccatggaagccagcaatacatctagctaacattgacagagttataaaaaatccacatgagctggtttataatttgcaaacaatgaaaacattgcaaacgtatacattagctgatcaacttacagtgtagcCTAAGCAGGCACatgcacacatagacatcaaagggggcttgagcacctgccctttttcttcctcgagagaaagtgcccttttttctggggtgctttttttttttttttttttttttaaataaacgaatatatatatatatatatatatatatatatatatatatatatatatatatatatatatatacatatattttcctGTTTGCCcacagcttccctgtcaaacaaatatatttattgaataaaaaaatcaaaatatcaggtcgggagatgagactttgtcgagttccgat
This portion of the Myxocyprinus asiaticus isolate MX2 ecotype Aquarium Trade chromosome 14, UBuf_Myxa_2, whole genome shotgun sequence genome encodes:
- the LOC127451510 gene encoding calcium-binding mitochondrial carrier protein SCaMC-3-like; protein product: MGEAKTRSPFFWTWARCQENGASDPEREKKWAELFEQLDLNKDGRIDVNEFRTGLTARGIVRSEVEEIVRVSDTDHDGQLDIEEFTQYLRMHEKELRLMFLSLDRNNDGHIDVPEIQHSLRSLGVNVSTEQASRILQSMDRDSTMTIDWNEWRDHFLFNPLHNIEGIVHYWKHSLMLDIGEQLTVPDEFSEKERHTGVVWRQLMAGAMAGAVSRTGTAPLDRLKVYLQVHGSSGVSLLVGLRGMVQEGGLRSLWRGNGINVLKIAPESAIKFMAYEQIKWLIKGSKEGATLRVQERFIAGSLAGVTAQTIIYPMEVLKTRLTLRKTGQYSGMADCAKQILHKEGVRAFYKGYVPNTLGIIPYAGIDLAVYETLKNAWLQRYCMGSADPGVLVLLGCGTVSSTCGQLASYPLALIRTRMQAQASADGAPQLSMVGQFKYIVSHEGVPGLYRGIAPNFLKVIPAVSISYVVYEHMKKALGVGS